The following are from one region of the Silene latifolia isolate original U9 population chromosome 9, ASM4854445v1, whole genome shotgun sequence genome:
- the LOC141600591 gene encoding uncharacterized protein LOC141600591: MKVKQVFLQLGGQQHHEYKKQKHESAIYQVLSHIDGTPPPNETDASFESWSEVDAHVLQWIYGTLSDELLPRILEDDSTARAAWVRIKNIFNNNKGARAAALKQEFNTLRLEHMGSLDAYCQRLRELAGMLKDVDAAVSDRRLVIQLVRGLPSECDTIASFINQTTKNFETARSMPGLQLHRKSGRDKPATALAAPAADLWSESTTKPAPPGYSEWENDSAE; the protein is encoded by the exons ATGAAAGTAAAACAGGTTTTCCTCCAATTGGGAGGCCAACAGCATCATGAATACAAGAAGCAGAAACACGAAAGTGCTATTTATCAg GTTTTGTCTCACATTGATGGCACACCTCCTCCCAACGAGACTGACGCGTCTTTCGAGTCGTGGTCCGAAGTTGATGCCCATGTTCTCCAATGGATTTACGGTACCCTTAGTGATGAACTTCTTCCCCGTATCCTTGAAGACGATTCTACAGCCCGTGCAGCATGGGTCCGGATCAAGAAtatcttcaacaacaacaaagggGCGCGTGCCGCtgctcttaaacaggaatttaacACTCTCCGTCTCGAGCACATGGGTTCGTTGGACGCCTACTGCCAACGATTACGCGAACTCGCCGGCATGCTTAAGGATGTTGACGCCGCCGTGTCCGATCGACGCCTCGTCATCCAACTGGTACGTGGTCTCCCTAGTGAATGTGATACTATTGCTTCCTTTATAAATCAGACCACTAAGAATTTCGAGACTGCTCGCAGTATGCCCGGACTTCAGTTACATCGCAAATCTGGCCGCGATAAACCCGCCACTGCCCTGGCTGCCCCTGCCGCTGATTTATGGTCTGAATCCACCACCAAACCTGCCCCACCAG GATATTCCGAGTGGGAAAACGATTCTGCGGAGTGA